In the Deinococcus humi genome, one interval contains:
- a CDS encoding NPCBM/NEW2 domain-containing protein has translation MSPLPASAPLSLLAQSARSLRWLVWCAPLILAACSGPSTPEDQAEVTAQQPALEDSVDNSADRSWTDEEVGTRLTEQGLSAGDNTLSNMPWAAATNGWGPVERNTSTGEAKSGDGRTITLNGKKYKTGLGVHASSSVTFNLASTCKLFVADIGIDDEVGKQGSVNFQVYGDNVKLYDSGKMTGASTTKSLKVNIEGRKVLKLTVTDASDKNAYDHADWAAPMLQGCVVPVKTVLPIAPVPVLPAPVIPVPAPTPAPAIVSGPLVITKGGTYTGEYLSNDPTVAAVKIKTAEPVILENCTLRGRGHLIDASWTSANLIVRNCKGYGLNPNDPTRIPGRFVQAQGIVSLLIENNFMEKTAGIYVNKWQGDKGLPVSVVIRNNLARNIEGRYSDGNGGFQDKFYRVQFVQLNGMLDLSGAEIAWNRVENTARQSHVEDVINIYASNGTASSPIRIHDNLINGAFAGRPDASYSGGGIMMGDGCGSGYTEATNNTVLETSNYGIAVAGGHHQSVKGNTILALGKLSDGTLLDAESDAGFYLRNYCSTPNDTSTVVAEGNTVGWSVPSSKSPHSRWDWSATAGVERNNTRVQNQKRAVDPQLLAQAVTAWEGRARAAGMVTGPR, from the coding sequence ATGTCCCCCCTCCCCGCTTCAGCTCCTCTGTCCCTGCTCGCCCAATCCGCCCGTTCCCTCCGCTGGCTGGTGTGGTGTGCGCCCCTGATCCTGGCGGCCTGCTCCGGGCCCAGCACCCCTGAGGACCAGGCGGAGGTGACGGCTCAGCAGCCAGCACTCGAGGACAGCGTGGACAACAGCGCGGATCGCTCCTGGACCGATGAAGAGGTGGGCACTCGCCTGACCGAGCAAGGATTGAGTGCCGGAGATAACACGCTGAGCAACATGCCCTGGGCAGCGGCCACCAACGGCTGGGGACCAGTCGAACGCAACACCAGCACCGGCGAGGCCAAGAGCGGCGACGGGCGGACCATCACCCTGAACGGCAAGAAGTACAAGACTGGTCTGGGCGTTCACGCCAGTTCCTCAGTGACCTTCAATTTGGCCAGCACATGCAAGCTGTTCGTAGCCGACATTGGGATCGACGACGAGGTGGGGAAACAGGGCAGCGTCAATTTTCAGGTGTACGGCGACAACGTCAAACTCTACGACAGCGGCAAGATGACGGGGGCCAGCACCACCAAGAGCCTGAAGGTCAATATCGAAGGCCGTAAGGTCCTGAAGCTGACCGTCACCGACGCAAGCGATAAAAATGCTTACGATCACGCAGACTGGGCCGCACCTATGCTGCAGGGCTGCGTGGTCCCGGTGAAGACCGTCCTCCCGATCGCTCCTGTGCCCGTTCTACCTGCGCCTGTGATTCCTGTACCTGCGCCCACACCAGCCCCTGCGATTGTCAGCGGACCGCTGGTCATCACCAAAGGTGGCACCTACACCGGCGAATACCTGAGCAACGATCCCACCGTCGCCGCCGTCAAGATCAAGACCGCCGAGCCCGTCATCCTCGAAAACTGCACCCTGCGTGGACGCGGCCACCTGATCGACGCCTCCTGGACCTCCGCCAACCTGATCGTCCGCAACTGCAAAGGGTATGGCCTGAACCCCAACGATCCCACCCGCATCCCCGGCCGCTTTGTGCAGGCCCAGGGCATCGTCTCCCTGCTGATCGAAAACAACTTCATGGAAAAGACGGCTGGCATCTACGTCAACAAGTGGCAAGGCGACAAGGGGCTGCCCGTCAGCGTCGTGATCCGCAACAACCTGGCCCGCAACATTGAGGGCCGCTACAGTGATGGCAACGGTGGGTTTCAGGACAAGTTCTACCGGGTCCAGTTCGTGCAACTCAATGGCATGCTGGATCTGAGCGGTGCCGAGATTGCCTGGAACCGTGTGGAGAACACCGCCCGCCAGAGTCACGTCGAAGACGTGATCAACATCTACGCCTCCAACGGCACGGCCAGCAGCCCGATCCGCATCCATGACAACCTGATCAACGGTGCGTTCGCCGGACGTCCCGACGCTTCGTACAGCGGCGGCGGCATCATGATGGGTGACGGTTGCGGTTCGGGCTACACCGAGGCGACCAACAACACCGTGCTGGAAACCAGCAACTACGGCATCGCCGTGGCCGGCGGTCACCACCAGAGCGTCAAGGGCAACACCATCCTGGCGCTGGGCAAACTGAGTGATGGCACGCTGCTGGACGCCGAGAGTGACGCGGGCTTCTACCTGCGCAACTACTGCTCGACGCCCAATGACACCAGCACGGTGGTGGCCGAAGGCAACACCGTGGGCTGGAGTGTCCCAAGCAGCAAAAGCCCTCATTCCCGCTGGGACTGGTCTGCGACTGCCGGGGTGGAACGCAACAACACCCGCGTCCAGAATCAGAAACGCGCCGTCGATCCGCAACTGCTGGCCCAGGCCGTCACCGCCTGGGAAGGCCGCGCCCGAGCTGCGGGAATGGTCACTGGCCCACGCTGA
- a CDS encoding ParA family protein, translating into MPEPPQRGVGKTTTTLYLAAVAAQFGQRVTVIDADSEHSAHRWAAHAELPFEVIQGEPDRLARQVKAAQATGSMVIIDTPPNSRELLLRAGGLADIALVPVAPTGLEVDRLGPTLELLADLQAQREELAVAVLLTRYNPRRRLAREAEDALTGLPVLNARVRELEAYKAAFGGTPTDLDEYAAVWKELLE; encoded by the coding sequence TTGCCAGAACCGCCTCAAAGAGGCGTTGGGAAAACGACGACAACGCTTTATCTCGCTGCTGTGGCGGCTCAATTTGGGCAACGGGTCACGGTGATTGATGCGGATAGCGAACACAGCGCCCACCGTTGGGCCGCTCATGCTGAGCTTCCATTCGAAGTGATTCAAGGTGAACCGGACCGCCTGGCCCGTCAGGTCAAAGCTGCTCAGGCCACAGGGAGTATGGTCATCATTGACACGCCGCCAAACTCCCGTGAGCTGCTGCTCCGGGCTGGCGGCCTGGCGGACATCGCTCTGGTCCCTGTGGCGCCAACAGGTCTGGAAGTGGACCGCCTGGGACCGACACTCGAACTCCTGGCCGATCTTCAGGCACAGCGGGAAGAACTCGCTGTGGCCGTTCTGCTCACCCGGTACAACCCACGTCGCCGCCTGGCCCGTGAAGCAGAGGATGCACTGACGGGTCTCCCTGTACTGAATGCCCGGGTCCGCGAGCTTGAAGCGTACAAGGCGGCCTTCGGTGGAACACCGACAGACCTGGATGAATACGCCGCAGTCTGGAAGGAGTTACTAGAATGA
- a CDS encoding TetR/AcrR family transcriptional regulator, giving the protein MTSVMPDDTPVPKRRRGAVLEQAILRAAAAELLTAGYANFNMDQVARRAGTNKNALYRRWPGRAALAFAAYRHLAAEQFTPPDTGNLRENILTIMRSANQHWASPLGEVLRGLLAGLPEDPEVLKQLQARGAEGGAELFMAVLERAVAQGEARPEALRPRVAGVALALLRHEYLMRGVAEVPDDVLMEIVDEVYLPLVRRQ; this is encoded by the coding sequence ATGACCAGCGTAATGCCCGACGACACCCCAGTCCCCAAGCGCCGCCGTGGCGCCGTCCTTGAGCAGGCCATCCTTCGCGCAGCCGCCGCCGAACTGCTGACTGCGGGATATGCCAACTTCAACATGGATCAGGTGGCGCGCCGTGCGGGGACCAATAAGAACGCGCTGTACCGCCGCTGGCCAGGCCGCGCCGCCCTGGCGTTCGCGGCCTATAGACACCTTGCCGCCGAACAATTCACGCCGCCGGATACCGGGAACTTGCGCGAGAACATCCTGACCATCATGCGGAGCGCGAATCAGCACTGGGCTTCTCCTCTTGGGGAAGTGCTGCGCGGCCTGCTGGCTGGCCTCCCTGAGGACCCGGAAGTCCTGAAGCAGCTGCAGGCCAGGGGAGCTGAAGGTGGGGCTGAGCTGTTCATGGCCGTTCTGGAACGCGCTGTGGCCCAGGGCGAGGCGCGCCCAGAGGCGCTGCGCCCACGGGTGGCAGGCGTGGCCCTGGCCTTGCTCCGCCACGAGTACCTCATGCGTGGTGTGGCTGAAGTTCCGGATGACGTCCTGATGGAAATCGTGGATGAGGTCTACCTGCCGCTCGTGCGCCGCCAGTAA